The Synergistales bacterium genome includes a window with the following:
- a CDS encoding flavin reductase family protein — translation MSAVPELDVKALFRLTYGLYVVGSTWQGHHNAQIANAVMQITGDPLCVTTCLHKDNLTTEYVGKSGVFSVSVLEHEVPMTYIGRFGFKCGRDEDKCSAVNLKEGPTGSPLFLDWTLAVLDARVIHAADVHTHRLFVGEVQSAEIVKEGTPLTYADYHKVKKGKSQKNAPTAIFNDVKDL, via the coding sequence ATGAGTGCAGTACCGGAGCTTGACGTAAAGGCGCTGTTTCGACTGACCTACGGCCTCTATGTGGTCGGTTCGACCTGGCAGGGTCACCATAACGCCCAGATCGCCAATGCAGTGATGCAGATCACCGGCGATCCGCTCTGCGTGACCACCTGTCTCCACAAGGACAATCTCACCACCGAATATGTGGGAAAGAGCGGGGTGTTCTCCGTCAGTGTGCTGGAACACGAGGTGCCGATGACCTATATCGGCCGGTTCGGGTTCAAGTGCGGTCGTGATGAAGACAAATGCAGCGCGGTGAATCTGAAGGAGGGGCCGACAGGGAGCCCTCTCTTTCTCGATTGGACGCTGGCGGTACTCGATGCCAGGGTGATCCATGCCGCGGACGTCCATACCCACAGGCTCTTTGTCGGCGAGGTGCAGTCTGCGGAGATTGTCAAAGAGGGCACGCCTCTTACCTACGCGGACTACCACAAGGTCAAGAAGGGGAAATCGCAGAAGAAT
- a CDS encoding ferritin: protein MLSEKLWDALNDQVNAELHSAYVYLSMASWLEDASFQGMAKWMKAQANEEMEHAMKFYGYINDRRSRVELKPIDGPKTSWNSPLEAFEDAFEHEQYISGRIHSLLDIAHEERDYPTQEFLQWFVKEQVEEEASVDEVVQQLKMVQESRNGLFMLDRKLGEREEED from the coding sequence ATGCTCAGTGAAAAGCTGTGGGACGCTCTGAACGATCAGGTCAATGCGGAACTCCATTCCGCATATGTCTATCTCTCCATGGCCTCCTGGCTGGAGGATGCCAGTTTCCAGGGAATGGCGAAGTGGATGAAGGCACAGGCCAACGAAGAGATGGAACACGCCATGAAGTTCTATGGATACATCAACGACAGGCGGTCGAGGGTGGAACTCAAGCCCATCGATGGCCCCAAGACATCCTGGAATTCGCCGCTTGAAGCCTTTGAGGACGCCTTTGAGCATGAGCAGTACATCTCCGGTCGTATCCACAGCCTGCTGGATATCGCCCATGAAGAAAGGGACTATCCCACACAGGAATTCCTCCAGTGGTTTGTCAAGGAGCAGGTCGAGGAGGAGGCCTCGGTGGACGAGGTGGTCCAGCAGCTGAAGATGGTGCAGGAGTCCAGGAACGGTCTCTTTATGCTCGACCGGAAGCTCGGAGAGCGCGAAGAAGAGGACTAG